The following nucleotide sequence is from Gordonia jinghuaiqii.
ATGACCATTTCGGTGCCCTCGGGGAGGGTCACGACGCCGGTCACGTCCGTGGTACGGAAGTAGAACTGCGGACGGTAGTTGTTGAAGAACGGGGTGTGACGGCCGCCCTCGTCCTTGGACAGGATGTATGCCTGGCCCTCGAACTCGGTGTGCGGGGTCGTGGTGCCCGGCTTCACGATGACCTGACCGCGCTCGACGTCCTCACGCTTGAGGCCGCGGAGCAGCAGACCGGCGTTGTCGCCTGCCTGTGCGGAATCGAGGAGCTTGTGGAACATCTCGATACCGGTGACGGTGGTCTTGGTGCTCTTCTCGCGGATGCCGACGATCTCGACTTCCTCGTTCACGTTGACCTCGCCACGCTCCACACGACCGGTCACCACGGTGCCGCGGCCGGTGATGGTGAAGACGTCCTCGACGGGCATGAGGAACGGCTTCTCGGTCTCGCGAACCGGATCCGGGATCGACTCGTCGACGGCAGCCATGAGCTCCTCGACCGACTTGGTCCACTCGGGGTCACCCTCGAGGGCCTTGAGAGCCGAGACCTTGACGACGGGGGCTTCCTCGTCGAACTCCTGGGCGGCCAGCAGTTCGCGGACCTCCATCTCGACGAGTTCGATGATCTCGTCGTCGTCGACCATGTCGGCCTTGTTCAGGGCGACCAGGATGTAGGGCACACCGACCTGGCGGGCCAGCAGCACGTGCTCGCGGGTCTGCGGCATCGGGCCGTCGGTGGCGGCGACCACGAGGATTGCGCCGTCCATCTGAGCAGCACCGGTGATCATGTTCTTGATGTAGTCGGCGTGACCGGGGGCGTCGACGTGGGCGTAGTGACGCTTCTCGGTCTCGTACTCGACGTGCGAGATGTTGATCGTGATGCCGCGCGCCTTCTCCTCAGGAGCCTTGTCGATCTGATCGAACGCGAAGCTCTTGTTGAGGGTCGGGTACTTGTCGTGCAGCACCTTGGTGATGGCAGCCGTCAGGGTGGTCTTGCCGTGGTCGACGTGACCGATGGTGCCGATGTTCACGTGCGGCTTGGTCCGCTCGAACTTCGCCTTCGCCACTTGATTGTCCTCCTGGACTGTTGTTGCTCTACTGGGCGGATCCCAGCAGGATTTTCACTTACGTGGTTGCGCCGGGCTTGTTCGGCCAGCGCATGTCGCTAGGGACCGGAACTACTCGCCGGTGGCCTTCGCGATGATTTCCTTCGACACGTTCGCGGGAACTTCCGCGTACGAGTCGAACACCATGGAGTAGTTTGCCCGGCCCTGGGTCTTCGACCGAAGGTCTCCGATGTAGCCGAACATCTCCGACAGCGGCACCTGTGCCTTGACGACACGTGCACCACTGCGCTCCTCCATGGCCTGGATCTGGCCACGGCGGGAGTTCAGGTCGCCGATGACATCGCCCATGTAATCCTCGGGAGTCGTGACCTCGACGGCCATGATCGGCTCCAGGATGACCGGGCTGGCCATCTTCGCAGCTTCCTTGAGGGCCTGCGAACCGGCGATCTTGAAGGCCATCTCCGAGGAGTCGACGTCGTGGTACTGACCGTCGAGGAGAGTGAGCTTCAGGTTCACCAGCGGGTAACCGGCGAGGACACCGTACTGCATGGCGTCCTGGGCGCCGGCGTCGACCGACGGGATGTACTCGCGCGGCACGCGGCCACCGGTGACGGCGTTGACGAACTCGTAGGTCGCACCGTCCTCGGCGTCCACGAGAGGCTCGAGCTTGACGATGACCTTCGCGAACTGGCCCGATCCACCCGTCTGCTTCTTGTGGGTGAACTCGTGCTTCTCGACCGTCTTGCGGATGGTCTCGCGGTAGGCGACCTGGGGCTTGCCCACGTTCGCCTCGACCTTGAACTCGCGCTTCATGCGGTCGACGAGGATGTCGAGGTGGAGCTCGCCCATGCCGCCGATGACGGTCTGGCCGGTCTCCTCGTCGAGCTTGACCGAGAAGGTCGGGTCCTCTTCGGCGAGCTTCTGGATCGCGGTGCCCAGCTTCTCCTGGTCGGACTTGGTCTTCGGCTCGATCGAGACGTTGATGACCGGGTCCGGGAAGCTCATGGACTCGAGCACGATCGGGTTCGCCGAATCGCAGAGGGTGTCACCGGTGGTGGTGTCCTTGAGACCGATCATCGCGTAGATGTGGCCCGCGGTGGCGTCCTCGACCGGCATTTCCTTGTTGGCGTGCATCTGGAAGAGCTTGCCGATGCGCTCTTTCTTGCCCTTGGTCGCGTTGAGCACCTGGGTGCCCGCCGTGATGTGGCCCGAGTAGACACGCACGAAGGTCAGCTTGCCGAAGAACGGGTGAGCCGCGATCTTGAACGCCAGAGCCGAGAACGGCTCGTCGGCGGACGGCTTGCGCGAGAGGATCTCCTCCTCGTCGCCCACGGCGTGACCCTCGACCGACGGCACGTCCAGCGGGGACGGCAGGTAGTCGATGACGGCGTCGAGCATGGGCTGGACGCCCTTGTTCTTGAACGCCGAACCACAGATGACCGGGTAGAGCTCACGGCTCACGGTCAGCTTGCGGATCGCTCCCTTGATCTCCTCGACGGTGAGCCCTTCGCCGCCGAAGTACTTCTCCATGAGAGCTTCGTCGGACTCGGCAACCGTCTCGAGCAGCGCTTCGCGGTACTCGGCAGCCTTCTCGACGAGGTCGGCCGGGATCTCCTCGACGGTCGGCTCGGCACCGGTCGGCACGACGCCGCGCCAGGTGATGGCCTTCTGCTCGATGAGGTCGACGACGCCGTCGAAGTTGTCCTCGGCACCGATCGGCAGCTGCAGGACCAGCGGCTTGGCGCCGAGGCGGTCCTTGATGGTCTGGACGGTGAAGTAGAAGTCCGCGCCCAGCTTGTCCATCTTGTTGACGAAGCAGATGCGGGGGACTTCGTACTTCTCGGCCTGACGCCACACCTGCTCGGACTGCGGCTCGACGCCTTCCTTGCCGTCGAACACGGCGACCGCGCCGTCGAGCACGCGGAGGCTGCGCTCCACCTCGACGGTGAAGTCGACGTGACCGGGGGTGTCGATGATGTTGATCTGGTTCTTGTTCCAGAAACAGGTCACGGCCGCGGAGGTGATGGTGATACCACGCTCCTTCTCCTGCTCCATCCAGTCGGTGGTCGAGGCACCGTCGTGGGTTTCACCGATCTTGTAGTTCACACCGGTGTAGAAGAGGATTCGCTCGGTCGTGGTGGTCTTGCCGGCATCGATGTGAGCCATGATGCCGATATTGCGCACCTTGTTCAGGTCGCTGAGCACTTCCTGTGCCACTTGATTCCCTTCGGGAAGTTATCGGACTAAAGACTGATTTGTCTTCAAGCCGCGCCTGCGGCGCAACCCGAAGCGAGCTTCGGGTTACCAGCGGTAGTGCGCGAACGCCCGGTTGGCCTCGGCCATCTTGTGGGTGTCCTCGCGACGCTTCACCGAAGCGCCGAGGCCGTTGGAGGCGTCGAGGAGCTCGTTGGCGAGACGCTCGACCATGGTCTTCTCACGGCGCTGACGGCTGAAGGTCACGAGCCAGCGGAGCGCGAGGGTGTTGGCACGGTTCGGCTTGACCTCGATCGGCACCTGGTAGGTGGCGCCACCGACGCGGCGGCTCTTCACCTCGAGGGTGGGCTTGACGTTGTCGAGGGCGCGCTTGAGGGTGACGACCGGATCGGTGCCGGTCTTCTCGCGAGCCTGCTCGAGCGCGCCGTAGACGATGCGCTCGGCGGTCGACTTCTTGCCGTCCAGCAGGATCTTGTTGACCAGCTGGGTCACGACCGGCGAACCGTAGACGGGGTCGTTGATGAGGGGGCGCTTGGGAGCGGGTCCTTTACGTGGCATGACTTATCAGTTCCCCTTCTTGGCGCCGTAGCGGCTGCGAGCCTGCTTGCGGTCCTTGACACCCTGGGTGTCGAGCGAGCCGCGGATGATCTTGTAGCGCACACCCGGGAGGTCCTTCACACGACCGCCGCGGACGAGCACCATCGAGTGCTCCTGCAGGTTGTGGCCTTCGCCGGGGATGTAAGCGGTGACCTCGACAGAGCTGGTCAGACGCACACGCGCGACCTTACGAAGCGCCGAGTTCGGCTTCTTCGGGGTGGTGGTGTAGACGCGGGTGCAGACACCACGGCGCTGCGGGCTTCCCTTGAGGGCCGCGGTCTTGGTCTTGGCGGCCTTGTCGTGGCGGCCCTTGCGGACCAGCTGATTGATTGTTGGCACTAGGTGTTCATTCCTCTTTGTCGTCAGTTGTGGTTGGTGCTCCGGGCAAGTCCGCAGAACCGGCTCGAGACCGATTCTCCGTGCTTCCACAACTCGCCCCACCAGCACGTCTGTGCTGGTCAGTACATTTTCGCTACCCCGAGGTCGGGCGTGTCATACACTCGACAGCGGATTCGCTTGTCAGCCCCTCGTGCCGCGGCGTGTTCCGAGTACTCATCGTTCTCGTCGACCGGCTCGAGACGAGCCGTAAGCCGGGCATGCGGACTGGCCCAGCATGGGCCGGGCACCGACGATCCACTGTACCGATCGTGTTTACACAGGTCAAAAAACGGATCCTCTGCGCCACCTGCGGGTGAACAGGCGATGTGCGCTCGGGCCCGACGACATTCGTGCTCGGCTATACCTTCTCCACTCTTACACCCATCCGGTCACGGCGTCGAGGCCCCGCCGGGGCGTGCTCCCGGCAGGCACGAGTGCCCCCGGTCGGGCCTGCGAACTTCGCGATCGGCGGGCCGAACGGGCAGTCGCGATCAAGGGCCGGCGAACTCTGACCGCCGAACCACGGGGTCGACGATCGCGGCGCGGGCGCTCGAGTCGCGGTCGGCCCGGACGTGGTGGGTGTCACGCGACCGGTGTCAGCGAGACCGGTCCCGGATCACTCCGGCGTCTGCGGCAGTTTCACTTTGGCCGCAGCGGGTTTCGCCGGATTCGACGGCGGCGGGACGACGGGGCCGATGTCGCCGTCGGGTGCGGTGTCGAGGTCGACGATGACCGGGGCGTGGTCGCTGGGCTTGGTCCCCTTGCGCGCCTTGCGGTCGATCCAGGCGGCCGCCACGCGGTCGGCGGCGGCGGACCCGGCGAGGATCAGGTCGATCCGCATCCCCAGATCCTTGTGGAACATTCCGGCACGGTAGTCCCAGTAGCTGTAGATCCGCTCGTCCGGCCAGCGGTCGCGGACCACGTCGCGCAAGCCGAGCGTTCCGAACCTCGCCAGCGCCGCCCGCTCGGGTGGGGTGACGTGGGTGTGACCGGCGTAGGCGTCCGGGTCGAACACGTCGGCGTCGGCGGGTGCGATGTTGATGTCGCCGCACAGCAGCGTCGTCGCCGGCTCGTCCACCGCGTCGGCGAGCGCGGCGAGCCACTCCAGTTTGTAGGTGTAGTGATCGGAGTCCGGGGTCCGGCCGTTCGGCACGTAGAGCGAGTAGATCCGCAGCCCGCCGCACACCGCGGACACCGCCCGCGCCTCGAGGGTCGTCGGATCGGGGTACCCGGGCATCCCGTCGAAGCCGACGCGCACATCGTCGAGTCCGACCCGCGACAGCAGGGCGACACCGTTCCACTGCCCCTGCCCGGCGTGGGCGATCTCGTAGCCGCGTTCGGCCAGATCGGCGCCGAGCGCCTCATGGAATGCATCGTCGGACAGCTTGGTCTCCTGCAGGCAGACGACGTCGGGCCGGCGCTCGTCCAGCCACGGCAGCAGGCGCGGGATCCGTTGCTTCACCGAGTTCACGTTCCAGGTCGCCACGCGCATGGCGACCACCGTAATACGTGTCGGCGCCGGGCCGATCGCCCCGGCGCCGAGGCTTTCCTTCACCGGTGATGTGTGTCACGTTGGAGTCATCGACACCGTGGACACCACCCCGGACCGGACGCCTCGGCGCACGGTCATCGAACAGTCGTGGCGACGCTCGGCGTTGTCGGGGGTGCGGCCGGGCGACGCCACACCCACCCGGCTGCGCGACATCGCTGCGGCCGATCCGCTGCTCGACGCCGCGCGACCGGTGCTCGACGCCGCCGCGTCGCGGCTCGCCGACACCGATGTGTCGCTGCTGCTGGTGGACTCCGACTGCCGGATGGTGACGCGGGTGGCCTTCGGGACCGCGGTGGAGCGCAGGCTGGACGAGATCGGCGCGACGCCGGGGGTCCCGTTCGGCGAGGACGTCGTCGGGACCACCGCGCTGGGCACCCCCGCCGAGACCCGCGGCGGCGTCGTCGTCAACAGCTCCGAGCACTACCTCGAGCAGTTCAAGTCGATCAGTTGTTTCGGGCAGCCGATCATCCACCCGGCGACCCGACGACTGGCCGGGATCATCTGCATGTCCGAGGTCGCCGACCGCATCAACCCGCTGGCGGTGCCGGTGGTCAACGGCATCGTCGCCGACATCGCCGACCGCCTCCTCGACCGCTCCCGTGCGCACCAGCGGTGCGTGCTCGACGCGTTCCAGCGTGCGGCGCCGCGTCGCGATGTCGCGGTCGCAGCCATCGGCGATGACCTCCAGCTCACGAATGCCCTTGCCGCCGAACTGCTCTCCCCCGCCGACATCGGCGCCCTGCGGATCGTCGCAGGCGATCCCGCACTGCGGCCGACGGTGCTGCCGTTGACGCTGGTCTCCGGAGCCGACGTGGAGATCGTGGTGGAACCGGTGTCCGGCGCACGAGGTGCGGCGCTGTTCCGGTTCCGGCCGGTCTTGGTGCCGCCGGCCACCCGGTCCGCACCGACGGGCGCACCGTCGCAGACGAGTGTCGCTGTCACGGGCGAACCCGGCACCGGACGCAGCACCCACGCCGCCGCCCTCGCCGCGGACGCGGGCGGGTCGGCGGTGGTCGTCGACGTCGCCGACGAGCTGATCGGTGGCCGCCCGCCCGACATCCCCGCCTACGTGGGCCGCGCCCGCTCGCTGGGAGTGCCGCTGGTGATCGACGGAGTCGATCTGCTCGACGGCAGGTCGGTGGCGCTGTTGGGGAGCGTCGCGGTCGCGAGTTCGCAGGCGGCGCCGCTGATCCTCGTCGGAGGCCCACGCGACCAGGCGAGTCCCGGGGTGGCCGCGTTGATCGCGCGGTGTGCCACGCAGGTCGACCTGCCGCCGCTGCGTCACCGGACCTCCGAATTGGCCGCCCTCGCGAGCACTGTGCTCACCGACATCGATCCGGCGCTGACGCTCTCGGCGTTGGCCACCGACGCACTGCTGTGCGACGACTGGCCCGGCAACTTCCCGGAACTGGGTGCTGTCCTGCGCTGGGGCGCAGCGTCATGCCGTGCGCGGTCTGCGCGCGTCGTCGAGCCCGCCGACCTGCCACCGGACTACCGGACGACGAGCCGTGCGGCTCATCTGTCCGGACGGGAGCAGGCCGAACGCACCGCGATCGTCGAGGCCCTGGACCGCGCCCGCGGCAACAAGGTGCATGCGGCGAGGGCGCTGGGAATCAGCCGCACCACCCTGTACGCCCGGATGCGCGCACTGGGCATCTGAGACGCTCCGCCGCCCAGCGCAGGTGTTCAGTTTCTGGACACGGCGGGCGCCGAGAACGGTGGCAGAAATGAGTGAGGTCACATCTGTGGCCCAGATCACTGCGATCTGCCCGCTCGACGAGGAGCTCTCCATGACCGCTGTCGCCCCCGCGTCCACCACTGTCGACCTGCTCGGCCGAGTCCGCGACTTCGTCGCCGTCGACCGCCCGATGCTGATAGGCGGCGAGTGGGTGCCCGCGGCCTCGGGCGCCACCTTCGAGACGCTCGACCCGGCCACCGCTCGCCCGATCACCTCGGTGGCCCACGGGGACGCCACCGACATCGACCGTGCGGTGCGCGCGGCGCGGCAGGCCTTCGACGACGGGCCGTGGTCGCGCATGAAGCCAAACGAACGCGAACGTCTGCTCTGGCGGGTCGGCGACCTGCTCACCGAGCGCGCGGCCGAGTTCGGTCAGCTCGAGGCGCTCGACAACGGCAAGGCGGCGACCATCGCGGCGGCCGTGGACACCGCGTGGGCCGCGGACATCTTCCGATACAACGCCGGCCTCGCCACCAAGATCACCGGATCGACCGTCGACGTCTCGATGCCGTTCGTCCCGGGCGGGGAGTTCCACGCCTATACGCTGCGCGAGCCCGTCGGCGTCTGCGGGCTCATCGTGCCGTGGAACTTCCCACTCCTGATGGCCGCGTTCAAACTCGCCCCCGCACTCGCCGCCGGCAACACCGTCATCCTCAAGCCCGCCGAGCAGACCCCACTGACCGCGCTGCTCCTCGGTGAGATCTTCCAGGAGGCGGGCTTCCCGCCCGGCGTGGTCAACATCGTCACCGGCTACGGCGAGGCAGGCGCAGCGCTCGCCGCCCACGACGACGTCGACAAGATCGCTTTCACCGGGTCCACCGAGGTCGGCAAGAAGATCGTCGACGCCGCCAAGGGCAATCTCAAGAAGGTGTCGCTGGAGCTCGGCGGCAAGAGCCCCAACATCGTCTTCGCCGACGCCGACTTCGACAAGGCCGTCGCCGGTTCGGTGGCCGCGTGGATGTTCAACCACGGCCAGTGCTGCGTCGCGGGCACCCGGCTCTTCGTCGAGCGGCCCATCTTCGACGACTTCACCGCGGCGGTCGCCGAAGCCGCGTCGCAGGCCAAGATCGGCCCCGGTCTCGACCCGGCCACCGAGCTCGGACCGCTGGTCAGCCAGGAACAGTTCGACCGCGTCTCCGGTTACCTCTCGGCCGGACTGGCCGACGGAGCGCGTGCACTGACCGGCGGAAAGCGTTGGGGCGATGAGGGTTTCTTCATCGAGCCGACCGTGTTCGTCGACGTCGAACCACACTTCTCCATCGTGACCGAGGAGATCTTCGGCCCGGTCGTCGCCGCTCTGCCATTCGACGCCGACACCGGCGTCGCCGCGGCCGCCAACGATTCCATCTATGGCCTCGCCGCGGGCATCTGGACCACCGATCTGTCCAAGGCGCACCGCACTGCCCGGCAGATCAAGGCCGGTTCGGTCTGGGTGAACCAGTACAACGGCTTTGACACCGCGATGCCGTTCGGCGGGTACAAGCAGTCGGGCTGGGGGCGCGAACTCGGCTCGTCGGCCATCGACCTCTACACCCAGACCAAAGCGGTCAACATCGCACTCTGACGTCCGTCCACACAACACCGAAAGATCAAGGAACCCACCACCATGTCTCTCACCACCAAGGCCGCCGTCCTCACCGCGCCCGGAAAGCCGTTCGAACTTGTCGAACTCGATCTCGACGAGCCCCGTGAAGGCGAGGTACTGATCAAGTACACCGCCGCCGGGCTGTGCCACTCCGACCTGCATCTCACCGACGGCGACCTTCCCCCGCGCTATCCCATCGTCGGCGGCCACGAGGGGTCGGGCGTCATCGAGGCCGTGGGTCCGGGTGTCACCAAGGTGAAGCCGGGCGACCACGTCGTCTGCAGTTTCATCCCCAACTGCGGCACCTGCCGCTACTGCTCGACCGGCCGGCAGAACCTGTGCGACATGGGCGCCACCATCCTCGAGGGCTCCATGCCCGACGGGACCTTCCGGTTCCATTCCGGCACAGACGACTTCGGCGCCATGTGCATGCTCGGCACATTCGCCGAACGGGCCACCATCTCGCAGCACTCGGTGGTCAAGGTCGACGACTGGCTCCCCCTGGACAAGGCCGTGCTCGTCGGCTGCGGGGTGCCGTCCGGCTGGGGCACATCGGTGTACTCCGGAGGTGTACGTGCCGGCGACACCGTGGTGATCTACGGGATCGGCGGACTCGGCATCAACGCCGTGCAGGGCGCGGTGTCGGCCGGGGCCAAGTACATCGTCGTCGTCGACCCGGTCGACCTGAAACGGGACACCGCGCTGAAATTCGGTGCGACACATGCCTTTGCCGACGCCGCGGAAGCAGCCACCAAGGTCAACGAGCTGACCTGGGGTCAGGGCGCCGATCAGGCCCTCATCCTCGTGGGAACCGTGGACGCGGAAGTCGTGTCGAACGCGACCGCGGTGGTCGGCAAGGGCGGCACCGTCGTCATCACCGGACTCGCCGATCCGACGAAGCTCACCGTGCAGGTCTCCGGTACCGACCTGACGCTCAATCAGAAGACGATCAAGGGAAGCCTCTTCGGCTCGGCCAACCCGCAGTACGACATCGTCAAACTCCTGCGCCTCTACGACGCCGGACAGCTCAAGCTCGACGAGCTGATCACCCAGACCTACACCCTGGACCAGGTGAACGACGGCTACCAGGACCTGCGGGACGGCAAGAACATTCGCGGGGTCATCATCCACGCCGAGTGAATTCCCGACTGTGGGATGCAGCAGCGGCACGCCCGAGGAGCGATCTCCGTCGGGCGCGCCGCTGCGCTGCCCTGGCCGCAACCGCCATCATCGCCACCGAGTCCGCGATTCGGCCGACCTGACGCGCAGGTGTCGCTTCGGCCGGAGTCGGAGGACGAACGTCCGGGTCCTCCTCGACGGCTCCGGCCACTGCGGAGATCGCGTCATCGGCCTGGTGATCCTCGCGGTTCTCGACGACCGCCAGCACCGCCTCGGCAGCCTTCCGAAGTCGATCGACGTCGGCGGTCTCGTCCGGTGGGGCGGAATGCGGGTCGATCATCACCGACCATGCCAGGCCGTGGGCTTCGCGCGTGACGGCCAGCAGGTGGGGATGCAACTGCCGGAACATCATCCGATGGACCCGGCCGAGAGAGAAGAACACGGCGGACGTGGAATCGACGATGAACGCCTCCGCCGCATCGAGACGCCTGGTCGTGACCAGCAACTCGTCGGCCGTGGGCACGGCGTCCCCCGCAGAGTCCGGCCCGCGCGGCGCCTCCTGCGCCATCTGCAGCGCCGTGGTCACGGTCTCCGTCAGCACGTCGAAGTAGTTCCGCAGTCGGGTGGGCAGGACCGGGTCGCCGGGGGTCGTGAGCACCAGGAAGGTCGCGGCCGTGCCGACGGCGGCCCCGGCCAGGGTTTCCTCGATGCGCCATTCCAGGATGTGCGGGTCCAGGACCCCGAGCAGGTCGTAGGACGTCGTCACGATGACGGTGATGAACAGGATGGTCCACATGTACGAGATCGGAAAGAGATAGTAGGCGAGGAACACCGCGGCGACGATCACCACATATTGCGCGGTCGGGTGGTGCCCGACCACGACGACCAGAGCGACCCCGACGACGAGCCCGACCACCGTGCCCTCGACTCTCTTGACGGCCTTGGTGAGGATCGCGCCCCTGCTCGCCACCCCGTTGAAGATCATGAATGCGCTCAGCACCGCCCAGTACCACCGGCTCGCCGAGATGAGCTCGCCCACGCCGATCGCCCCGGCGGTGGCCACCATGACCTGGACCGCGAACCGGCGTGTATCTGGTGGCTTTCGCCCACCTGAGCCCGCCCCCACAGGGACCGGACCGCTGTGCTCCCCGGCCCCGGGGGGCGCAGCGGACACCGGGTGCCGGAGAACGTTGATCGACGACACCCGCGCCGCCGCATCGAACGCAGCCCGCACGGAACCGCTGGTCGTACCGGAACCGCTCGTCGTACCCGGCCGGGCCCCGCTCCCCGTGGTCGCCGTCGTCGGCGTGCCGGCCGCCCCCGTCTCGTGACCCCTGGGTCGCGATCTCAGCACCCCGCGCACCTCGGCTGCCGCGGCGAGCACATCCGGGTCATGCTCCGCGGCGATGCCGTACGCGGCCTGTTCACAGGTGACCTGCATGGCCGACACCCGACGGGCGAGGGTCTCCGCGTCGACGTCCAGGTAGCGGCTCGTCTCGTAGCCGCTCTGCCAGTCGCCGACCGCGCGAGTCGCCGCCGACAGCCGTCCGACCGCGTGATACAGCTTCTCCGGGTCCGGGTTCGGCATGAGGGCCGTGCGTAGGAGATCGTCGGCTCCGGCTCGCGTGCTGGCCAGCAACCGGGCGATCCCAGCGGACGGATTGTCGCGTAGGAGCACACGGCGGATGAGCAGGGCGGTGCCCACAGCCAGCAGCACCAACCCACCGAGCATCGGCAGGTCCCCGAATCCGACGTTCATCACTATGCCGAAGAAGTAGGTGAAGAACCCGAATACCCCGACGGCACTGCCCCGCGGCCCGAACCCCGTCGCCCAGGCGGCGAGACCGGCAAGGAGTATGAAACCGGCCGGCCGGGCGGCGGGCAATGCGTGCAGCGCGCACACCAGCACGGCCGCCAGGAGCCCCGCGG
It contains:
- the tuf gene encoding elongation factor Tu; the protein is MAKAKFERTKPHVNIGTIGHVDHGKTTLTAAITKVLHDKYPTLNKSFAFDQIDKAPEEKARGITINISHVEYETEKRHYAHVDAPGHADYIKNMITGAAQMDGAILVVAATDGPMPQTREHVLLARQVGVPYILVALNKADMVDDDEIIELVEMEVRELLAAQEFDEEAPVVKVSALKALEGDPEWTKSVEELMAAVDESIPDPVRETEKPFLMPVEDVFTITGRGTVVTGRVERGEVNVNEEVEIVGIREKSTKTTVTGIEMFHKLLDSAQAGDNAGLLLRGLKREDVERGQVIVKPGTTTPHTEFEGQAYILSKDEGGRHTPFFNNYRPQFYFRTTDVTGVVTLPEGTEMVMPGDNTEMSVKLIQPVAMDEGLRFAIREGGRTVGAGRVTKINK
- the fusA gene encoding elongation factor G; the encoded protein is MAQEVLSDLNKVRNIGIMAHIDAGKTTTTERILFYTGVNYKIGETHDGASTTDWMEQEKERGITITSAAVTCFWNKNQINIIDTPGHVDFTVEVERSLRVLDGAVAVFDGKEGVEPQSEQVWRQAEKYEVPRICFVNKMDKLGADFYFTVQTIKDRLGAKPLVLQLPIGAEDNFDGVVDLIEQKAITWRGVVPTGAEPTVEEIPADLVEKAAEYREALLETVAESDEALMEKYFGGEGLTVEEIKGAIRKLTVSRELYPVICGSAFKNKGVQPMLDAVIDYLPSPLDVPSVEGHAVGDEEEILSRKPSADEPFSALAFKIAAHPFFGKLTFVRVYSGHITAGTQVLNATKGKKERIGKLFQMHANKEMPVEDATAGHIYAMIGLKDTTTGDTLCDSANPIVLESMSFPDPVINVSIEPKTKSDQEKLGTAIQKLAEEDPTFSVKLDEETGQTVIGGMGELHLDILVDRMKREFKVEANVGKPQVAYRETIRKTVEKHEFTHKKQTGGSGQFAKVIVKLEPLVDAEDGATYEFVNAVTGGRVPREYIPSVDAGAQDAMQYGVLAGYPLVNLKLTLLDGQYHDVDSSEMAFKIAGSQALKEAAKMASPVILEPIMAVEVTTPEDYMGDVIGDLNSRRGQIQAMEERSGARVVKAQVPLSEMFGYIGDLRSKTQGRANYSMVFDSYAEVPANVSKEIIAKATGE
- the rpsG gene encoding 30S ribosomal protein S7; translation: MPRKGPAPKRPLINDPVYGSPVVTQLVNKILLDGKKSTAERIVYGALEQAREKTGTDPVVTLKRALDNVKPTLEVKSRRVGGATYQVPIEVKPNRANTLALRWLVTFSRQRREKTMVERLANELLDASNGLGASVKRREDTHKMAEANRAFAHYRW
- the rpsL gene encoding 30S ribosomal protein S12 → MPTINQLVRKGRHDKAAKTKTAALKGSPQRRGVCTRVYTTTPKKPNSALRKVARVRLTSSVEVTAYIPGEGHNLQEHSMVLVRGGRVKDLPGVRYKIIRGSLDTQGVKDRKQARSRYGAKKGN
- a CDS encoding exodeoxyribonuclease III, with translation MRVATWNVNSVKQRIPRLLPWLDERRPDVVCLQETKLSDDAFHEALGADLAERGYEIAHAGQGQWNGVALLSRVGLDDVRVGFDGMPGYPDPTTLEARAVSAVCGGLRIYSLYVPNGRTPDSDHYTYKLEWLAALADAVDEPATTLLCGDINIAPADADVFDPDAYAGHTHVTPPERAALARFGTLGLRDVVRDRWPDERIYSYWDYRAGMFHKDLGMRIDLILAGSAAADRVAAAWIDRKARKGTKPSDHAPVIVDLDTAPDGDIGPVVPPPSNPAKPAAAKVKLPQTPE
- a CDS encoding sigma-54-dependent Fis family transcriptional regulator — its product is MCHVGVIDTVDTTPDRTPRRTVIEQSWRRSALSGVRPGDATPTRLRDIAAADPLLDAARPVLDAAASRLADTDVSLLLVDSDCRMVTRVAFGTAVERRLDEIGATPGVPFGEDVVGTTALGTPAETRGGVVVNSSEHYLEQFKSISCFGQPIIHPATRRLAGIICMSEVADRINPLAVPVVNGIVADIADRLLDRSRAHQRCVLDAFQRAAPRRDVAVAAIGDDLQLTNALAAELLSPADIGALRIVAGDPALRPTVLPLTLVSGADVEIVVEPVSGARGAALFRFRPVLVPPATRSAPTGAPSQTSVAVTGEPGTGRSTHAAALAADAGGSAVVVDVADELIGGRPPDIPAYVGRARSLGVPLVIDGVDLLDGRSVALLGSVAVASSQAAPLILVGGPRDQASPGVAALIARCATQVDLPPLRHRTSELAALASTVLTDIDPALTLSALATDALLCDDWPGNFPELGAVLRWGAASCRARSARVVEPADLPPDYRTTSRAAHLSGREQAERTAIVEALDRARGNKVHAARALGISRTTLYARMRALGI
- a CDS encoding aldehyde dehydrogenase family protein, whose translation is MTAVAPASTTVDLLGRVRDFVAVDRPMLIGGEWVPAASGATFETLDPATARPITSVAHGDATDIDRAVRAARQAFDDGPWSRMKPNERERLLWRVGDLLTERAAEFGQLEALDNGKAATIAAAVDTAWAADIFRYNAGLATKITGSTVDVSMPFVPGGEFHAYTLREPVGVCGLIVPWNFPLLMAAFKLAPALAAGNTVILKPAEQTPLTALLLGEIFQEAGFPPGVVNIVTGYGEAGAALAAHDDVDKIAFTGSTEVGKKIVDAAKGNLKKVSLELGGKSPNIVFADADFDKAVAGSVAAWMFNHGQCCVAGTRLFVERPIFDDFTAAVAEAASQAKIGPGLDPATELGPLVSQEQFDRVSGYLSAGLADGARALTGGKRWGDEGFFIEPTVFVDVEPHFSIVTEEIFGPVVAALPFDADTGVAAAANDSIYGLAAGIWTTDLSKAHRTARQIKAGSVWVNQYNGFDTAMPFGGYKQSGWGRELGSSAIDLYTQTKAVNIAL
- a CDS encoding NDMA-dependent alcohol dehydrogenase, encoding MSLTTKAAVLTAPGKPFELVELDLDEPREGEVLIKYTAAGLCHSDLHLTDGDLPPRYPIVGGHEGSGVIEAVGPGVTKVKPGDHVVCSFIPNCGTCRYCSTGRQNLCDMGATILEGSMPDGTFRFHSGTDDFGAMCMLGTFAERATISQHSVVKVDDWLPLDKAVLVGCGVPSGWGTSVYSGGVRAGDTVVIYGIGGLGINAVQGAVSAGAKYIVVVDPVDLKRDTALKFGATHAFADAAEAATKVNELTWGQGADQALILVGTVDAEVVSNATAVVGKGGTVVITGLADPTKLTVQVSGTDLTLNQKTIKGSLFGSANPQYDIVKLLRLYDAGQLKLDELITQTYTLDQVNDGYQDLRDGKNIRGVIIHAE